The following coding sequences lie in one Synechococcus sp. PCC 7336 genomic window:
- a CDS encoding extracellular solute-binding protein, with protein sequence MDRPTLSFKDQSRGYSRRQLLQLLALGMAGTGLSSCGARSPAILQFVTLDNTVPGSIWREFGRGRAAKLRPVPVASRQALFDGLQPIDPPGWGLQALLRRLFPPAPVQTISLLGADWLDWAIARELILPLDPEGLGQRFATQLPPLWQQAPVRQGRVWGLPWSWGVTAIAYNRERVQEPIVDWADLWRPSLKGKLVLPDHPRDAIGLTLKSLGYSVNQPLAEVPELGDRLAALNAQALTYSSEFYLQTLLLRDAWAVVGWTSDLHQLQKLDSRFEIVIPASGTALWWDLWVVRRSSGGEGDRAGQLPELLALAADWFDFLLQEEVAERLVAVGQTPLSAPFELDSLSEALRARPLFAADVLDRSELLNPLTEIEAVAYLRAWEQMRSAL encoded by the coding sequence CTCGCTCGCCGGCCATTCTGCAATTCGTTACCCTCGATAACACAGTTCCCGGCAGCATTTGGCGGGAGTTCGGTCGGGGACGGGCGGCGAAACTGCGGCCCGTTCCAGTTGCAAGCCGACAAGCTTTATTCGATGGCCTACAGCCGATCGATCCGCCGGGATGGGGGCTGCAGGCACTACTGCGCCGCCTGTTTCCACCAGCTCCCGTGCAAACGATTTCCCTGTTGGGGGCAGATTGGCTGGATTGGGCAATCGCGAGAGAGCTCATCTTGCCCCTCGATCCCGAGGGGTTGGGACAGCGCTTTGCCACGCAATTACCGCCGCTGTGGCAACAGGCTCCGGTGCGGCAGGGACGGGTGTGGGGGCTGCCGTGGAGTTGGGGGGTGACGGCGATCGCCTACAACCGCGAGCGGGTGCAGGAGCCAATCGTCGATTGGGCGGATTTGTGGCGTCCTTCCTTAAAAGGCAAGCTCGTGCTGCCCGACCATCCCCGCGACGCGATCGGGCTAACCCTCAAATCTCTGGGATACTCGGTCAATCAACCGCTGGCTGAGGTGCCGGAGTTGGGCGATCGCCTAGCTGCGTTGAATGCTCAGGCGTTGACCTACTCTTCCGAGTTTTATTTGCAGACATTGTTACTTCGGGATGCCTGGGCAGTGGTGGGATGGACGAGCGATTTGCATCAGTTACAAAAGCTCGATTCCCGCTTCGAAATTGTCATTCCTGCATCTGGGACAGCGTTGTGGTGGGATTTGTGGGTGGTGCGGCGTTCCTCTGGTGGGGAGGGCGATAGGGCTGGACAATTGCCAGAACTGTTGGCATTGGCGGCAGACTGGTTTGATTTTTTGTTGCAGGAGGAGGTTGCTGAACGGTTGGTGGCGGTGGGGCAAACGCCGCTTTCGGCTCCCTTCGAGCTCGATAGCTTGTCGGAGGCTTTGCGCGCTCGACCCCTGTTTGCTGCCGATGTTCTGGACCGTAGCGAGCTGTTGAACCCCCTGACAGAGATTGAGGCGGTTGCTTACTTGCGGGCCTGGGAGCAGATGCGCTCGGCACTCTGA